The following DNA comes from Mycolicibacterium lutetiense.
GCCCTCATGGGATTCGAGACCGACCCCGAATCGGTGTACTTCACTCGACCCCTGCTGGGCGACGTCAACGAGCCGGCCACCGCCACCTTCTACACAGCCCTTGGCTCCGCCCAAACCCTTTGCACCGAAATCGTTCCCACCGATCCCGTACTGATCACCGCATTCGTCAACGCGGCCAACGCCGCGCGCCGAGCGTTCGACGTCGCAGACGACAACGCCCGCAACAAGGCCCGCCGCGGCATCAGCCACAACGGCCACAAACTATCGCCCCAGGAGCTCCGCAAGATCGACCAGGCCCGAAAGTTCATGCGGCAGGCCCACGATCCAGCCCTCACCGAGGCCCACGCCCGCAACGCCCTCGCCAAGGCTCTGGACCTGCTCGACGGCGCCGGCGTGGTTGTTCCTGAACGACTGACAGCCACTGTCACCAAGAGCGTCGAGACCATCCACCGCAAAGCCCTGGACAGATAACCGCACCAATCAAGAACAGGGGGACACTGTGGTGCTCCAAGCAGTAGATGCCGCTGGCTACCTGTACCCGGTCGACGTCGAGTTGGCGCAGCAACAGCGCGGACGCCCGCGGCGCCCAACCCCCGCCAAGATGACGCACACGGGCCCGCACTTCGCACCTGCCCGCCTCCGGTCCATGACCGGGTCACCATCGCGTCCGGGGCCCGAGCTGGCGGAAGTGGGACCGTGCCGGTCAGCCTAAACAGTGAAGTCTCACGAAAGGGAGGCAATGACAAACATGTTGAAGCACCGAAATGTCGATGAAACTGTCGACGACGGCGACGAACTGCTCAACGCTTTCGGCGATCGGTTGATTCTGGGCGGGGCGTGGACGTGGGCTGATGGTGGCCAGTCACCTACCCGCAGGTGCACGAAGGCATGACGCAGAGTTCATCAGCCTGAAAGGGGCCACCATGATTCTCGGATTCACCGGGACCCGCCGCGATCCCACGTCCGATCAGAAGCGTTTTATTCGACGCAACCTGCTCAACGCCACCGAACTGCATCACGGCTGTTGTGAGGGCAGCGACTACGCGTCTCATCTGTGCGCGGTAGACCTCGATCTACCGACAATCTGGCTGCATCCACCGACCGATGAGAAACTGATGGTGCCGCTGTCCAAGCTGCTCACGCGGGGTGGGATTCACGCGCTCGGCGCCAAGCCGTACCACGCCCGAAACCGCGACATCGTGGACGCCTGCGAGGTGTTGATCGCAACGCCAGACGGGCCGCGCCGTCCGCACAGCGGAACGTGGTACACCGTTGACTATGCCAGGGCCAACAAAGTCCCTGTCGTCGTCTGTCTGCCAGACGGCACCATCGACAACGACTACTCGACCTGACGTAGGGCAAGCTCAGCTGACCCGCATGCATCTTCGCGACCATGCCTGGTGACGCGCCGCGTACCGGGTGATCCGCACCGAACCCATAGCGTCGAGCAATGATCAGAACCTGTGGATCCCGGGCGGGCGTGCCTTCCCGGAAGATGATCTGCAAGGAATCCGAATTCTGATCAAGACCAGCGTTGGCGCGCTGGCGGGAAGGCACGCCCGTGCTCACGGTAGTAGACAACAACGACGACTCCAACGAGACCCGCAATGCGGCCGGTGCGGGCCGGTCGTTGCTCGACCAGATCGTCCGCGACGGTGCCCGGCAGATGCTGGCCGCGGCGTTGCAGGCCGAGGTCGCCGACTATGTAGCCCGGTATGCCGGTGAGGTCGACGAACACGGCCACCGACTGGTGGTCCGCAACGGATACCACGCCGAACGTGAGGTCGTGACCTCGGCGGGTGCGGTGGCGGTGAAGGCGCCCCGCGTGAACGACAAGCGGATCGACCCCGATACCGGCGAGCGCAAGCGGTTCTCCTCGGCGATCCTGCCCGCCTGGGCTCGCAAGTCCGAGCAGGTATCGGAGGTGCTGCCGCTGCTGTACCTGCACGGCCTGTCAACCAGTGACTTCGGGCCGGCGCTCGAACAGTTCCTCGGCACCGGCGCCGGACTGTCCGCATCCTCGATCACCCGGCTCACGGCCCAGTGGCAGGACGAGGCGAAGGCCTTCGGCACCAGGGACCTCTCGCAGGTCGACTACGTGTACCTGTGGGTCGACGGCATCCACCTGAAAGTCCGGCTCGAGCAGGAAAAGCTCTGCCTGTTGGTGATGCTCGGGGTGCGGGCGGACGGCCGCAAGGAACTCGTCGCCCTGGCCGACGGCTACCGAGAGTCCACCGAGTCCTGGGCGGACCTGCTGCGGGATTGCCGCCGCCGCGGGATGCGCGCGCCGGCGCTCGCGGTCGGGGACGGAGCTTTGGGATTCTGGCGGGCACTGCGGGAGGTGTTCCCCGCCACCCGCGAACAACGCTGCTGGTTCCACAAACAAGCCAACGTTCTTGCTGCACTCCCGAAATCGGCGCATCCGGGTGCGTTGGCGGCGATGAAGGAGATCATCGGGGCCGAGGACATCGACAAGGCGCAGTTGGCGATCGCAGCGTTCGAACGTGACTACAGCGCGAAGTACCCGAAAGCGGTGAAGAAAATCGTCGATGACGCCGACGTGCTGCTCGAGTACTTCCGGTATCCCGCCGAGCACTGGGTGCATCTACGCACCACGAACCCGATCGAATCGACCTTCGCGACGGTTCGGCTTCGGACCAGGGTGACCAAGGGCCCGGGATCACGGGCGGCGGGCATGGCGATGGCCTACAAGCTGATCGAAGCAGCGCAGTCGCGGTGGCGGGCGGTCAACGCACCACACCTGGTGGCGTTGGTGCGGGCCGGCGCAGTGTTCCACCAGGGCAAGCTCCTCGAACGTCCGGTCGACATCACCCCGGAACCATCGCCCGACACCCCAGTGTCCGAGGTCGCCTGACGACCCTCGATCCACAGGATTTGACTATTTCTCCATAGCGTCATTTCTCCACTATAGAGAGAACGCCATGGCCGCAGTGCAAATGTCACGTCCCCGACTAACTTTGGTGACGCATCAAACTTGGCGAGCCGAAGACTTGGCGCCCTGGGCGGATGTGCACCTGGACTTTGGGCTGGACACCGCCGCCGGCGCTGATGCTGAGGCGATGCTGTGGTGCCCGGGCGGATGGGCTGCGGCCGCAACGGTACGACACCGCCACCTGCAGCTGTCCTCGGCCGGGCCCCGTTGGCTGGACTACCTGCCGATCGAGCTGAAGGGGCGTGAGGTCGTGACATCGCACGCCGGTGCGCTGCGGCAGACTCCGCCTGTCATTTATGGCGGGACAGTATTCGCCAAGCTCCCTGAAACCAAGCACGATTCGTTTCCGGCGCAGCTGCGTCCACTCGATGAACTTCTCACAGATCTGAGCCGGCTACCGGACCGTGAGCCGGTACAGCTGCAGACTCCGGTGCATTTCGACTCCGAGGTCCGTTGCTGGGTGCGTGACGGCCGAGTCGTCGCACGAGCCAGCTACTTTCCAGGCCGGGCACGGGAGGACTGGCTGGATCTCGATGATCCGGTGCGAGCAACGGCGGCAGTCCTGTGGCTGGAAGAGGCACTGGTGACGTGTCATGTCCCCG
Coding sequences within:
- a CDS encoding IS256 family transposase, whose amino-acid sequence is MLTVVDNNDDSNETRNAAGAGRSLLDQIVRDGARQMLAAALQAEVADYVARYAGEVDEHGHRLVVRNGYHAEREVVTSAGAVAVKAPRVNDKRIDPDTGERKRFSSAILPAWARKSEQVSEVLPLLYLHGLSTSDFGPALEQFLGTGAGLSASSITRLTAQWQDEAKAFGTRDLSQVDYVYLWVDGIHLKVRLEQEKLCLLVMLGVRADGRKELVALADGYRESTESWADLLRDCRRRGMRAPALAVGDGALGFWRALREVFPATREQRCWFHKQANVLAALPKSAHPGALAAMKEIIGAEDIDKAQLAIAAFERDYSAKYPKAVKKIVDDADVLLEYFRYPAEHWVHLRTTNPIESTFATVRLRTRVTKGPGSRAAGMAMAYKLIEAAQSRWRAVNAPHLVALVRAGAVFHQGKLLERPVDITPEPSPDTPVSEVA
- a CDS encoding ATP-grasp domain-containing protein; protein product: MTHQTWRAEDLAPWADVHLDFGLDTAAGADAEAMLWCPGGWAAAATVRHRHLQLSSAGPRWLDYLPIELKGREVVTSHAGALRQTPPVIYGGTVFAKLPETKHDSFPAQLRPLDELLTDLSRLPDREPVQLQTPVHFDSEVRCWVRDGRVVARASYFPGRAREDWLDLDDPVRATAAVLWLEEALVTCHVPVPPAVVIDVGWCSGPWFGEPGWRIVEANAAWSADWYGALELSSVVETVIASQVGVSDRWRWYPSPLLLHLSAGLAQR